Proteins co-encoded in one Propionispora hippei DSM 15287 genomic window:
- a CDS encoding aspartyl-phosphate phosphatase Spo0E family protein produces MSSLREIENKIQELRAQLYEIARGREFTDPEVIKASQKLDQVLNEYEKFFKRKMSEK; encoded by the coding sequence ATGAGCAGTTTACGGGAAATTGAAAACAAGATTCAGGAACTGCGGGCTCAGCTTTATGAAATTGCCCGCGGCAGAGAGTTTACTGATCCGGAAGTCATAAAAGCGAGCCAAAAGCTTGATCAGGTACTTAATGAATATGAAAAATTTTTTAAAAGGAAAATGAGTGAGAAATAA
- a CDS encoding peptidoglycan recognition protein family protein, giving the protein MRLITLEELRQEALKAKTDLWSAARGLNRDVKLYLHWSAGHYGQFFDDYHINIDSDGSVYMSSGTLATVKSHTYKRNSGSVGISLACAYNATTSNLGSEPPTALQIEAMAQVIAVLCRTLDLTVDLCRVMTHAEAANNLDGLNPGYADNGYPDGRYGPGYSCERWDLWFFKGVAQGEGGNVLRGKAIWYQQNGLG; this is encoded by the coding sequence ATGCGGTTGATTACTTTGGAAGAACTTCGTCAAGAGGCCTTAAAGGCCAAAACAGACTTATGGTCAGCAGCACGGGGGCTGAATAGGGATGTGAAGCTCTACCTGCACTGGAGTGCCGGTCACTATGGGCAATTTTTCGACGACTATCACATTAATATTGATTCTGACGGCAGTGTTTACATGAGTTCCGGGACATTAGCCACTGTAAAGTCGCATACCTATAAGCGCAACAGTGGTTCGGTGGGGATTTCACTGGCCTGCGCATATAATGCCACTACCAGTAATTTGGGCAGTGAGCCGCCTACGGCGCTCCAAATTGAAGCCATGGCGCAGGTTATAGCCGTACTATGCCGTACGCTTGACTTAACTGTTGATCTATGCCGGGTTATGACCCATGCCGAGGCGGCGAACAATTTGGACGGATTAAACCCAGGCTATGCCGATAACGGGTATCCAGATGGCCGATATGGTCCGGGTTATAGTTGCGAACGTTGGGACTTATGGTTTTTTAAAGGGGTGGCTCAAGGCGAAGGCGGCAATGTGCTGCGCGGCAAGGCCATATGGTACCAGCAAAATGGTTTAGGATAA
- a CDS encoding HAD family hydrolase, giving the protein MYATVIFDVDGTLIDTEQAILLALQRVLSESCQKQYACEELHFALGIPGMTALEKLAVRDKEQALAKWDDYMNDYFHTITVFTGIEAVLSELVARHIPTGIVTSKTKAELTKDFVPFGLMKYLSFIVCADDTTKHKPHPEPLLKYLELSGFRPETALYIGDTAYDQRCAGQAGLDFGLALWGSKTPDLPATHIFQKPHEILTLL; this is encoded by the coding sequence ATGTATGCAACGGTCATCTTTGATGTGGATGGCACCCTGATTGATACGGAGCAGGCCATCTTGCTGGCACTGCAGAGAGTCCTTAGCGAAAGCTGCCAAAAACAGTATGCCTGCGAAGAATTACATTTTGCCTTGGGCATTCCAGGCATGACCGCGTTAGAAAAGCTGGCTGTCCGCGACAAAGAGCAGGCCCTAGCCAAATGGGACGATTATATGAACGACTATTTTCATACAATCACCGTCTTCACCGGCATTGAGGCGGTATTGTCCGAGTTGGTTGCCCGTCATATTCCCACAGGCATTGTGACCTCCAAAACAAAAGCCGAACTAACAAAGGATTTTGTTCCTTTTGGGTTAATGAAATATCTATCTTTCATTGTTTGCGCCGACGACACAACAAAGCATAAACCCCATCCCGAACCACTTTTAAAATACCTCGAGCTTTCCGGCTTCCGGCCTGAAACAGCGTTATATATCGGCGATACCGCCTATGACCAGCGCTGTGCCGGTCAAGCCGGCCTGGATTTCGGCTTGGCACTTTGGGGTAGTAAAACACCTGATTTACCGGCTACTCACATCTTCCAAAAACCCCATGAGATTTTAACTTTACTATAA
- a CDS encoding L,D-transpeptidase, translating to MNHFIVINLATGSLFYFEGNQLLGRYTVAIGRPATPTPPGTYQINEKEILPVPEPGGADLGSRRLILSSAKTCVHGSWHGPVMGQVSGGCVRMRNEDIEELFPKVEVGTPVIMIGE from the coding sequence GTGAACCATTTTATTGTTATCAATCTCGCGACAGGGAGTCTTTTTTACTTTGAAGGAAATCAACTGCTGGGACGATATACCGTAGCAATCGGCCGGCCGGCTACGCCGACGCCGCCGGGTACCTATCAAATCAATGAAAAGGAGATATTACCTGTTCCGGAGCCTGGCGGTGCGGATCTGGGGTCTCGCCGGCTGATTCTGTCGTCGGCTAAGACCTGTGTACATGGCTCCTGGCATGGCCCGGTGATGGGACAAGTTTCCGGTGGCTGTGTCAGGATGCGCAACGAAGATATTGAAGAATTGTTTCCCAAGGTGGAGGTCGGCACGCCGGTTATTATGATTGGCGAATAA